In the genome of Streptomyces sp. V2I9, one region contains:
- a CDS encoding response regulator transcription factor, producing MRVLVVEDEQLLADAVATGLRREAMAVDVVYDGAAALERIGVNDYDVVVLDRDLPVVHGDDVCRRIVELGMPTRVLMLTASGDVSDRVEGLELGADDYLPKPFAFSELTARVRALGRRTTVALPPVLERAGIKLDPNRREVFRDDVEIQLAPKEFAVLEVLMRSEGAVVSAEQLLEKAWDENTDPFTNVVRVTVMTLRRKLGEPPVIVTVPGSGYRI from the coding sequence GTGCGCGTACTCGTCGTCGAGGACGAGCAGCTGCTCGCCGATGCGGTGGCCACCGGACTGCGCCGGGAGGCCATGGCCGTCGACGTCGTCTACGACGGAGCCGCGGCCCTGGAGCGCATCGGGGTCAACGACTACGACGTCGTCGTGCTGGACCGGGACCTCCCGGTGGTGCACGGGGACGACGTCTGCCGCCGGATCGTCGAGCTGGGCATGCCCACCCGCGTGCTCATGCTCACCGCGTCCGGCGACGTCAGCGACCGGGTCGAGGGCCTGGAGCTGGGCGCGGACGACTACCTTCCCAAGCCCTTCGCCTTCAGCGAGCTGACCGCGCGGGTGCGCGCGCTGGGCCGCCGGACGACGGTGGCGCTGCCGCCCGTCCTGGAGCGCGCCGGGATCAAGCTCGACCCGAACCGCCGCGAGGTCTTCCGCGACGACGTGGAGATCCAGCTGGCCCCGAAGGAGTTCGCGGTGCTGGAGGTGCTGATGCGCAGTGAGGGCGCGGTCGTCTCGGCGGAGCAGCTGCTGGAGAAGGCCTGGGACGAGAACACCGACCCCTTCACCAACGTGGTGCGGGTCACGGTGATGACGCTCCGCCGCAAGCTCGGCGAACCGCCCGTCATCGTCACCGTGCCGGGCTCCGGATACCGGATCTGA
- a CDS encoding ABC transporter ATP-binding protein: MTESTSGQSGTALAEGPARTVMVEVEDLHRSYGSGAGAVHALRGVSFEIPRGELVALKGRSGSGKTTLLNLVGGLDTPDGGRITVDGTELAGLGEKGLLELRRDRVGFIFQSFGLIPILTAAENVGVPLRLRKADPAERDERVALLLSLVGLADHAEQRPGELSGGQQQRVAIARALANRPALLIADEPTGQLDAETGLAVMELLRAVVRSENVTALVATHDPQLLGLADRVLELSDGRIVEQG, encoded by the coding sequence ATGACCGAGAGCACCAGCGGGCAGTCCGGCACGGCCCTGGCCGAGGGCCCCGCCCGCACGGTCATGGTCGAGGTCGAGGACCTGCACCGCTCGTACGGGAGCGGGGCGGGGGCCGTGCACGCGCTGCGCGGCGTCTCGTTCGAGATCCCGCGCGGTGAGCTGGTCGCGCTCAAGGGCCGCTCCGGCTCCGGCAAGACCACGCTGCTCAACCTGGTCGGCGGCCTGGACACCCCGGACGGCGGCCGGATCACCGTCGACGGCACGGAGCTGGCCGGCCTCGGCGAGAAGGGCCTGCTGGAGCTGCGCCGCGACCGGGTCGGCTTCATCTTCCAGTCCTTCGGCCTCATCCCGATCCTCACGGCCGCCGAGAACGTCGGCGTACCCCTGCGGCTGCGCAAGGCCGACCCGGCCGAACGCGACGAGCGGGTCGCCCTGCTGCTCTCCCTCGTCGGCCTCGCCGACCACGCGGAACAGCGTCCCGGCGAGCTCTCCGGCGGCCAGCAGCAGCGCGTCGCCATCGCCCGCGCCCTCGCCAACCGCCCCGCTCTCCTGATCGCCGACGAGCCCACCGGGCAGCTCGACGCCGAGACCGGGCTCGCCGTGATGGAGCTGCTCCGCGCGGTCGTCCGCAGCGAGAACGTCACCGCCCTCGTCGCCACCCACGACCCCCAGCTGCTGGGCCTGGCCGACCGGGTCCTGGAGCTGAGCGACGGCCGTATCGTCGAGCAGGGCTGA
- a CDS encoding cell wall metabolism sensor histidine kinase WalK — MATTPDVPAAPPKPTWEPKQQEPPYPWLRPTIRIRLTLLYGGMFLIAGIVLLSIIYMLAAQALHDAGSLELKVGGTNVLIASDACPQLASATNIDQVNETIKACTAAQRRHALDTLLNRSLLALVGLSVIAFAFGYAMAGRVLSPLGRITRTARRVAGTDLTRRIELDGPDDELKELADTFDDMLDRLERAFTAQQRFVGNASHELRTPLAINRTLLEVQLSDPEAPPELQQLGKTLLATNERSEQLVEGLLLLARSDNQIIERKPVDLAEVAERAIDQTRTEATDRKVEIRGERESAVVQGNGVLLERIALNLVQNAVRYNVPEDGWVEVTTEVRHGQALLTVSNSGPVVPAYEIDNLFEPFRRLRTERTGSDKGVGLGLSIARSVARAHGGRIIAEPREGGGLVMRVTLPV; from the coding sequence ATGGCCACCACCCCGGACGTGCCCGCGGCGCCTCCGAAACCCACCTGGGAGCCCAAGCAGCAGGAGCCCCCCTACCCCTGGCTGCGCCCGACCATCCGCATACGCCTCACCCTGCTCTACGGCGGGATGTTCCTGATCGCGGGCATCGTGCTGCTGTCGATCATCTACATGCTGGCGGCGCAGGCCCTGCACGACGCGGGGAGCCTGGAGCTCAAGGTCGGCGGCACCAATGTGCTGATCGCCAGCGACGCCTGCCCGCAGCTCGCCTCCGCGACCAACATCGACCAGGTGAACGAGACGATCAAGGCGTGCACGGCCGCCCAGCGCCGCCACGCCCTGGACACCCTGCTCAACCGTTCGCTCCTCGCCCTGGTCGGCCTCAGCGTCATCGCCTTCGCCTTCGGGTACGCCATGGCCGGACGCGTCCTGTCCCCGCTCGGCCGGATCACCCGTACCGCCCGCCGGGTGGCCGGTACGGACCTCACCCGGCGGATCGAGCTGGACGGCCCGGACGACGAGCTCAAGGAGCTGGCGGACACCTTCGACGACATGCTGGACCGGCTGGAGCGGGCGTTCACCGCACAGCAGCGGTTCGTCGGCAACGCCTCGCACGAGCTGCGCACCCCGCTGGCGATCAACCGCACCCTGCTGGAGGTCCAGCTCTCCGACCCCGAGGCCCCGCCGGAGCTCCAGCAGCTCGGCAAGACCCTGCTGGCCACCAACGAGCGAAGCGAGCAGCTGGTCGAGGGCCTGTTGCTGCTGGCCCGCAGCGACAACCAGATCATCGAGCGCAAGCCGGTCGACCTGGCGGAGGTCGCCGAGCGCGCCATCGATCAGACACGGACGGAGGCGACGGACAGGAAGGTGGAGATCCGCGGTGAGCGGGAATCGGCCGTGGTCCAGGGCAACGGGGTCCTGCTGGAGCGGATCGCGCTGAACCTCGTGCAGAACGCCGTGCGCTACAACGTGCCCGAGGACGGCTGGGTGGAGGTCACCACGGAGGTCCGGCACGGGCAGGCCCTGCTGACCGTCTCCAACAGCGGCCCGGTGGTTCCGGCGTACGAGATCGACAACCTTTTCGAACCCTTCCGGCGGCTGCGTACGGAGCGCACGGGCAGCGACAAGGGTGTCGGGCTCGGCCTGTCGATCGCGCGGTCCGTCGCGCGGGCCCATGGAGGCCGTATCATCGCGGAGCCCCGCGAGGGCGGGGGCCTCGTGATGCGCGTCACTCTGCCGGTCTGA
- a CDS encoding PaaI family thioesterase: MSGTSAALTPPADAVAPVRHPDAPAPGELLGAHYEHCFGCGGGQPHGLHLMARAGEGVSVTAEFTVQPAHQGAPGLAHGGVLATALDETLGSLNWLLRTIAVTGRLETDFVRPVPVDTVLHLDARITAVHGRKIYSTATGRIGGPEGPVAVRADALFIEVKVDHFIDNGRPAEIRAAMADPDQVRRARAFEVNP, encoded by the coding sequence GTGAGTGGAACATCAGCAGCTCTGACACCTCCGGCCGACGCCGTCGCGCCGGTCCGGCACCCCGACGCGCCCGCCCCCGGCGAGCTCCTCGGGGCGCACTACGAACACTGCTTCGGCTGCGGCGGGGGACAGCCGCACGGACTGCACCTGATGGCGCGGGCCGGTGAAGGCGTGAGCGTCACCGCCGAGTTCACCGTGCAGCCCGCCCACCAGGGCGCCCCCGGCCTCGCGCACGGCGGCGTGCTCGCCACGGCGCTGGACGAGACCCTCGGCTCGCTGAACTGGCTGCTGCGCACGATCGCGGTGACCGGACGGCTGGAGACCGACTTCGTCCGCCCCGTCCCCGTGGACACCGTGCTGCACCTCGACGCCCGGATCACCGCCGTGCACGGCCGGAAGATCTACTCCACCGCCACCGGCCGGATCGGCGGCCCCGAGGGCCCCGTCGCGGTCCGCGCCGACGCCCTCTTCATCGAGGTCAAGGTCGACCACTTCATCGACAACGGCCGTCCCGCCGAGATCCGGGCGGCCATGGCCGACCCGGACCAGGTCCGCCGGGCCCGCGCGTTCGAGGTGAACCCGTGA
- a CDS encoding sensor histidine kinase KdpD: MGRGTLRIYLGAAPGVGKTYAMLSEAHRRVERGTDCVVAFVEHHDRPRTEVLLHGLEQVRRSEISYRSAAFTEMDVDAVLERAPAVALVDELAHTNVPGSRNAKRWQDVEELLKAGIDVISTVNIQHLESLGDVVESITGVRQRETVPDEVVRRADQIELVDMSPQALRRRMAHGNIYQPDKMDAALSNYFRPGNLTALRELALLWVADRVDEYLQQYRGEHNIRTTWQARERIVVGLTGGPEGRTLIRRAARMAAKGSGCEILAVYIARSDGLTSASPKELTVQRTLVEDLGGSFHHVIGDDIPAALLEFARGVNATQIVLGSSRRKTWQYVYGPGVGATVARESGPDLDVHIVTHEEVAKGRGLPIARGARLGRARIIWGWLVGVVGPVLLAVVLRSMEDAPGLANDVLLFLFLTVAAALLGGLRPALASAAVGCMLLNYWFTPPTHTWTVQDPENLVAIGIFFAVAVAVSSVVDLAARRTHQAARLRAESEILSFLAGSVLRGETALDALLERVRETFAMESVALLERSSDVEPWTCAGSVGPAPVSRPDDADVDMPVGDNLALALSGRVLPAEDRRVLGAFAAQAAVVLDRRRLVGEAERARRLAEGNRIRTALLAAVSHDLRTPLAAIKAAVSSLRSDDVAWSDEDEAELLEGIEDGADRLDHLVGNLLDMSRLQTGTVTPLIREIDLDEVVPMALGGVPDGSVELDIPETLPMVAVDPGLLERVVANIVENAVKYNPGREPVAVAASALGSRVELRVVDRGRGVPDEAKDRIFEPFQRYGDAPRGSGVGLGLAVSRGFAEAMGGTLDAEDTPGGGLTMVLTLAAAAGGDRADDELPVRVTS; encoded by the coding sequence ATGGGACGCGGCACACTCCGGATCTACCTGGGCGCGGCACCGGGCGTCGGCAAGACGTACGCGATGCTGTCCGAGGCGCATCGCAGGGTCGAGCGCGGCACCGACTGCGTGGTGGCCTTCGTGGAGCACCACGACCGCCCGCGCACCGAGGTGCTGCTGCACGGTCTGGAGCAGGTCCGGCGCAGCGAGATCAGCTACCGCTCGGCCGCTTTCACCGAGATGGACGTCGACGCCGTCCTGGAGCGCGCCCCCGCCGTCGCCCTGGTCGACGAGCTGGCCCACACCAACGTCCCCGGCTCCCGCAACGCCAAACGCTGGCAGGACGTCGAAGAGCTCCTGAAGGCCGGGATCGACGTCATATCCACGGTCAACATCCAGCACCTGGAATCGCTCGGCGACGTCGTCGAGTCGATCACCGGCGTCCGGCAGCGCGAGACCGTCCCCGACGAGGTGGTCCGCCGGGCCGACCAGATCGAACTGGTCGACATGTCGCCCCAGGCGCTGCGCCGCCGGATGGCCCACGGCAACATCTACCAGCCCGACAAGATGGACGCCGCCCTCTCGAACTACTTCCGCCCCGGCAACCTCACCGCCCTGCGCGAGCTGGCCCTCCTGTGGGTCGCGGACCGGGTCGACGAGTACCTCCAGCAGTACCGGGGCGAGCACAACATCCGCACCACCTGGCAGGCCCGCGAACGCATCGTCGTCGGGCTGACCGGCGGGCCCGAGGGCCGCACCCTCATCCGCCGCGCCGCCCGGATGGCGGCCAAGGGCTCCGGCTGCGAGATCCTCGCCGTCTACATCGCCCGCAGCGACGGACTGACCTCCGCGTCCCCGAAGGAGCTGACCGTCCAGCGCACCCTGGTCGAGGACCTGGGCGGCAGCTTCCACCACGTCATCGGCGACGACATACCCGCCGCTCTGCTGGAGTTCGCCCGCGGTGTCAACGCCACCCAGATCGTGCTGGGCTCCAGCCGCCGCAAGACCTGGCAGTACGTCTACGGCCCCGGCGTCGGCGCCACCGTCGCCCGCGAGTCGGGCCCCGATCTCGACGTCCACATCGTCACCCACGAGGAGGTCGCCAAGGGCCGCGGCCTGCCGATCGCCCGCGGTGCCCGGCTCGGCCGGGCCCGCATCATCTGGGGCTGGCTCGTCGGCGTCGTCGGTCCCGTCCTGCTCGCGGTGGTGCTGCGGAGCATGGAGGACGCCCCCGGCCTCGCCAACGACGTCCTGCTCTTCCTCTTCCTGACGGTCGCCGCCGCCCTGCTCGGCGGGCTGAGACCCGCACTGGCCTCGGCCGCCGTCGGCTGCATGCTCCTGAACTACTGGTTCACCCCGCCCACCCACACCTGGACCGTGCAGGACCCGGAGAACCTGGTCGCCATCGGGATCTTCTTCGCGGTGGCGGTCGCCGTCTCCTCCGTGGTGGACCTCGCGGCCCGGCGCACCCACCAGGCCGCCCGGCTGCGCGCCGAGTCGGAGATCCTCTCCTTCCTCGCCGGCAGCGTGCTGCGCGGCGAGACCGCCCTGGACGCGCTGCTGGAGCGGGTCCGGGAGACCTTCGCCATGGAGTCCGTCGCCCTGCTGGAGCGCAGCAGCGACGTGGAACCGTGGACCTGCGCCGGCTCCGTCGGACCGGCCCCGGTCTCCCGCCCCGACGATGCCGACGTGGACATGCCGGTCGGCGACAACCTGGCGCTCGCGCTCTCCGGCCGGGTGCTGCCCGCCGAGGACCGCCGGGTGCTCGGCGCGTTCGCCGCCCAGGCCGCCGTCGTCCTGGACCGCCGGCGTCTGGTCGGGGAGGCCGAGCGGGCCCGCAGGCTCGCCGAGGGCAACCGGATCAGGACCGCCCTGCTCGCCGCCGTCAGCCACGACCTGCGCACCCCGCTGGCCGCCATCAAGGCCGCCGTCAGCTCGCTGCGCTCCGACGACGTGGCCTGGTCCGACGAGGACGAGGCGGAGCTGCTGGAAGGCATCGAGGACGGCGCCGACCGGCTCGACCACCTCGTCGGCAACCTGCTCGACATGTCCCGCCTCCAGACCGGCACCGTGACGCCCCTGATCCGCGAGATCGACCTCGACGAGGTGGTCCCGATGGCGCTCGGCGGAGTCCCCGACGGCAGCGTCGAACTGGACATCCCCGAGACGCTGCCGATGGTGGCCGTCGACCCCGGCCTCCTGGAGCGGGTCGTCGCCAACATCGTCGAGAACGCTGTCAAGTACAACCCCGGCCGGGAGCCCGTCGCGGTGGCCGCCAGCGCCCTCGGCAGCCGGGTCGAACTACGGGTGGTGGACCGCGGCCGGGGCGTCCCCGACGAGGCCAAGGACCGGATCTTCGAACCCTTCCAGCGGTACGGGGACGCCCCGCGCGGCTCCGGAGTGGGCCTCGGCCTCGCCGTTTCGCGGGGCTTCGCCGAGGCCATGGGCGGCACGCTCGACGCCGAGGACACTCCGGGCGGCGGCCTGACCATGGTCCTCACCCTCGCCGCGGCGGCGGGCGGCGACCGGGCCGACGACGAGCTGCCGGTCCGGGTGACCTCGTGA
- a CDS encoding DUF3093 domain-containing protein has product MQPSAPPFDERLTAPRSWWFIAFGVGIACALMLLPLGTLPMLAGLVGGGAAAAVAVSGYGSARIRVVAGALVAGDARIPLSALGEAEVLDAEEARAWRTHKADARAFMLLRGYVDTAVRVEVTDPQDPTPYVYLSTRDPRGLAAALGAVPTA; this is encoded by the coding sequence ATGCAGCCTTCCGCACCGCCCTTCGACGAACGTCTCACCGCGCCCCGTTCCTGGTGGTTCATCGCCTTCGGGGTCGGTATCGCCTGCGCTCTGATGCTGCTGCCGCTGGGCACCCTGCCGATGCTCGCCGGGCTGGTGGGCGGCGGCGCGGCGGCGGCGGTCGCGGTGAGCGGCTACGGCTCCGCCCGGATCCGGGTGGTGGCGGGGGCGCTGGTCGCCGGGGACGCCCGGATTCCGCTGTCGGCGCTCGGCGAGGCCGAGGTGCTGGACGCGGAGGAGGCGCGGGCCTGGCGCACGCACAAGGCGGACGCGCGGGCGTTCATGCTGCTGCGCGGCTATGTGGATACGGCGGTGCGGGTGGAGGTCACGGACCCGCAGGACCCGACTCCGTACGTCTACCTCTCCACCCGTGACCCGCGGGGCCTGGCGGCCGCGCTGGGCGCGGTCCCGACCGCCTGA
- a CDS encoding ferrochelatase, which produces MSDLREPAPYDALLLLSFGGPEGPDDVVPFLANVTRGRGIPEERLKEVGRHYFLFGGVSPINAQNRALLDALRKDFADHGLDLPVYWGNRNWAPYLTDVLREMTEDGHRRIAVLATSAYASYSGCRQYRENLAESLAVLEAEGLEVPRVDKLRHYFNHPGFVEPMVDGVLASLADLPEDIRADAHIAFTTHSIPTSAADASGPGEAHGDGGAYVAEHLDVARLIVEAVRAETGVEHPWQLVYQSRSGAPHIPWLEPDICDHLETLHGEGVPAVVMAPIGFVSDHMEVLYDLDTEAKAKAEELGLPVRRSATVGDDPRFAAAVRDLLLERAASERGRAVERCALGALGPSHDLCPVGCCPARAPKPAAAGADSPYA; this is translated from the coding sequence ATGTCCGATCTGCGCGAGCCCGCTCCCTACGACGCCCTGCTGCTGCTCTCCTTCGGCGGTCCCGAGGGCCCGGACGACGTGGTTCCGTTCCTGGCGAACGTGACCCGCGGCCGCGGCATCCCCGAGGAACGCCTCAAGGAGGTCGGCCGGCACTACTTCCTCTTCGGCGGAGTCAGCCCGATCAATGCGCAGAACCGTGCCCTGCTCGACGCGCTGCGCAAGGACTTCGCCGACCACGGCCTGGACCTCCCGGTCTACTGGGGCAACCGCAACTGGGCGCCGTACCTGACCGACGTCCTGCGGGAGATGACCGAGGACGGCCACCGCCGGATCGCGGTCCTCGCCACCAGCGCCTACGCCTCCTACAGCGGCTGCCGCCAGTACCGCGAGAACCTCGCGGAGTCACTGGCCGTCCTGGAGGCCGAAGGGCTGGAGGTGCCGCGGGTGGACAAGCTGCGGCACTACTTCAACCACCCCGGCTTCGTGGAGCCCATGGTGGACGGCGTCCTCGCCTCGCTCGCCGACCTCCCCGAGGACATCCGCGCCGACGCGCACATCGCGTTCACCACCCACTCCATCCCGACCTCCGCCGCCGACGCCTCGGGCCCCGGGGAGGCGCACGGCGACGGTGGCGCGTACGTCGCCGAGCACCTGGACGTGGCCCGCCTGATCGTCGAGGCGGTGCGCGCCGAGACCGGCGTCGAGCACCCCTGGCAGCTCGTCTACCAGTCCCGCAGCGGGGCCCCGCACATCCCGTGGCTGGAGCCCGACATCTGCGACCACCTGGAGACCCTGCACGGCGAGGGCGTCCCGGCGGTCGTGATGGCACCCATCGGCTTCGTCTCGGACCACATGGAGGTCCTCTACGACCTCGACACCGAGGCGAAGGCCAAGGCCGAAGAGCTCGGACTGCCGGTGCGCCGTTCCGCCACGGTCGGTGACGACCCGCGCTTCGCCGCCGCCGTACGGGACCTGCTCCTGGAGCGTGCGGCGAGCGAGCGCGGCCGGGCGGTGGAGCGCTGCGCGCTGGGTGCGCTGGGCCCCTCCCACGACCTCTGCCCGGTCGGCTGCTGCCCCGCCAGGGCTCCGAAGCCTGCGGCGGCGGGCGCGGACAGCCCGTACGCGTAA
- a CDS encoding DUF3710 domain-containing protein translates to MFGRRKKSGSAEDAADEVREAEQVADESGASDGADTGARRMNLPPAPRPDGPWDSSEVTQPGEGRVDLGGIFVPGVEGMELRVEVAGDAIVAATVVLRDSAIQLQAFAAPKKEGIWGEVRDEIASGITQQGGVIDEVEGPLGWELRAQVPVQLPDGTGGVQLVRFVGVDGPRWFLRGVISGQGAVQPQAAGLLETIFRDTVVVRGEGPMAPRDPIVLKLPDDAQMVPEGVQQEEQEGSKFSGGMGQLQRGPEITEVR, encoded by the coding sequence GTGTTCGGACGTCGCAAGAAGAGTGGTTCCGCCGAGGACGCGGCGGACGAGGTGCGCGAGGCCGAGCAGGTCGCCGACGAGTCGGGCGCATCCGACGGGGCCGACACCGGCGCCCGCCGGATGAACCTCCCGCCGGCCCCCCGGCCGGACGGGCCCTGGGACAGCTCCGAGGTCACCCAGCCCGGCGAGGGCCGGGTCGACCTGGGCGGCATCTTCGTGCCCGGAGTCGAAGGCATGGAGCTGCGCGTCGAGGTGGCCGGGGACGCGATCGTCGCCGCCACCGTGGTGCTGCGCGACAGCGCGATCCAGCTGCAGGCGTTCGCCGCCCCCAAGAAGGAGGGCATCTGGGGCGAGGTCCGCGACGAGATCGCCTCGGGCATCACCCAGCAGGGCGGGGTCATCGACGAGGTCGAGGGCCCGCTGGGCTGGGAGCTGCGCGCGCAGGTCCCCGTCCAGCTTCCGGACGGCACGGGCGGGGTGCAGCTCGTGCGCTTCGTCGGCGTCGACGGACCCCGCTGGTTCCTGCGCGGAGTGATCTCCGGCCAGGGCGCCGTCCAGCCGCAGGCCGCCGGGCTGCTGGAGACGATCTTCCGGGACACCGTGGTCGTCCGGGGCGAGGGCCCGATGGCCCCCCGCGACCCGATCGTCCTCAAGCTCCCCGACGACGCCCAGATGGTGCCCGAGGGCGTTCAGCAGGAGGAGCAGGAGGGCTCGAAGTTCTCCGGCGGCATGGGCCAGCTCCAGCGCGGGCCCGAGATCACCGAGGTCCGCTAG
- a CDS encoding DUF4193 domain-containing protein, which translates to MATDYDTPRKTDDDVDQDSLEELKARRSDKTASAVDVDEFDAAEGLELPGADLSNEELAVRVLPKQADEFTCMSCFLVHHRSQLAREKNGQPICRDCD; encoded by the coding sequence ATGGCAACGGATTACGACACCCCACGCAAGACCGACGACGACGTCGACCAGGACAGTCTCGAAGAGCTCAAGGCGCGCCGAAGCGACAAGACGGCGTCCGCCGTCGACGTCGACGAGTTCGACGCCGCCGAGGGCCTGGAGCTGCCCGGCGCGGACCTCTCCAACGAGGAGCTGGCCGTCCGGGTGCTGCCCAAGCAGGCCGATGAGTTCACCTGCATGAGCTGCTTCCTGGTGCACCACCGCAGCCAGCTGGCCCGCGAGAAGAACGGTCAGCCCATCTGCCGCGACTGCGACTGA
- a CDS encoding response regulator yields MTRVLVVDDEPQIVRALVINLKARRYEVDAAPDGATALQLAAARHPDVVLLDLGLPDMDGVEVIKGLRGWTRVPILVLSARHTSDEKVEALDAGADDYVTKPFGMDELLARLRASVRRAEPVGQENGAEDIAVVETAGFTVDLAAKKVHRGGRDVRLTPTEWHLLEVLVRNSGRLVSQKQLLQEVWGPSYGTETNYLRVYMAQLRRKLEADPSHPRHFVTEPGMGYRFERV; encoded by the coding sequence ATGACCAGGGTGCTTGTGGTCGACGACGAGCCGCAGATCGTCCGCGCCCTCGTGATCAACCTGAAGGCCCGGCGGTACGAGGTCGACGCCGCGCCCGACGGGGCGACCGCCCTCCAGCTCGCCGCCGCCCGCCACCCCGACGTCGTCCTCCTCGACCTCGGGCTGCCCGACATGGACGGGGTCGAGGTGATCAAGGGGCTGCGCGGCTGGACCCGCGTCCCGATCCTGGTCCTCTCCGCCCGCCACACCTCCGACGAGAAGGTGGAGGCGCTGGACGCCGGGGCGGACGACTACGTCACCAAGCCGTTCGGCATGGACGAGCTGCTGGCCCGGCTGCGCGCCTCGGTGCGCCGGGCGGAACCGGTCGGCCAGGAGAACGGCGCCGAGGACATCGCCGTCGTCGAGACGGCCGGCTTCACCGTCGACCTCGCGGCGAAGAAGGTGCACCGGGGCGGCAGGGACGTACGCCTCACCCCCACCGAATGGCACCTGCTGGAGGTGCTCGTCCGCAACAGCGGCCGCCTGGTCAGCCAGAAGCAGCTCCTCCAGGAGGTCTGGGGCCCCTCCTACGGCACCGAGACCAACTACCTGCGGGTCTACATGGCGCAGCTGCGCCGCAAGCTGGAGGCGGACCCCTCGCACCCCCGCCACTTCGTCACCGAGCCGGGCATGGGATACCGGTTCGAACGCGTCTGA
- a CDS encoding inositol monophosphatase family protein — translation MTDPDLSDLLELALEAARRAGALLRDGRPADLGVAATKSSPIDVVTEMDIAAEKLITGYLSDFRPDDGFLGEEGAGAPGSTGIRWVIDPLDGTVNYLYGLPTWAVSIAAERDGERVVGVVEAPMRRETYRAVLGGGAFANGEPLRCRPAPPLDQALVSTGFNYVAHVRAHQADVAQQLIPRLRDIRRGGSAAIDLCDVAAGRLDGYYERGLHPWDLAAGDLIAREAGALTGGRPGLPADGDLTVAASPGVFEPLQAALDELGAWHD, via the coding sequence GTGACCGACCCCGACCTGTCCGACCTGCTCGAACTCGCCCTGGAGGCGGCCCGCCGCGCCGGAGCCCTGCTGCGCGACGGCCGTCCGGCCGACCTGGGGGTGGCCGCGACCAAGTCCAGCCCCATCGACGTGGTCACCGAGATGGACATCGCCGCCGAGAAGCTGATCACCGGCTACCTCTCCGACTTCCGCCCCGACGACGGCTTCCTGGGGGAGGAGGGCGCGGGCGCCCCCGGCAGCACCGGAATCCGCTGGGTCATCGACCCGCTCGACGGCACCGTGAACTACCTCTACGGCCTGCCGACCTGGGCGGTCTCCATCGCCGCCGAACGGGACGGCGAGCGGGTCGTGGGCGTCGTCGAGGCCCCGATGCGCCGCGAGACCTATCGGGCGGTCCTCGGCGGCGGCGCCTTCGCGAACGGCGAGCCGCTGCGCTGCCGGCCCGCCCCGCCGCTGGACCAGGCCCTCGTGTCGACCGGCTTCAACTACGTCGCCCACGTCCGCGCCCATCAGGCGGACGTCGCCCAGCAGCTGATTCCGAGGCTTCGGGACATCCGGCGCGGCGGATCGGCCGCCATCGACCTCTGCGATGTGGCGGCCGGCCGTCTCGACGGCTACTACGAGCGCGGGCTGCACCCCTGGGACCTGGCCGCGGGCGACCTCATCGCCCGCGAGGCGGGCGCCCTGACCGGTGGACGCCCCGGACTGCCCGCCGACGGAGACCTGACGGTGGCCGCCAGCCCCGGTGTCTTCGAGCCGCTGCAGGCCGCACTGGACGAGCTGGGCGCCTGGCACGACTGA
- the dut gene encoding dUTP diphosphatase, with the protein MTRAPVDVLIRLLDPEVPIPAYGHPGDAGADLVTTEAAELAPGERAVLPTGVSIALPDGYAAFVHPRSGLAARCGVALVNAPGTVDAGYRGEIKVIVVNLDPRESVRFERFDRIAQLVVQQVEKVRFHEVAELPGSARAEGGFGSTGGHASVDGAEGGITHGGNSYASVVSDREGQ; encoded by the coding sequence GTGACCCGCGCCCCCGTCGACGTACTGATCCGCCTCCTCGACCCGGAGGTGCCGATTCCGGCGTACGGGCACCCGGGCGACGCCGGGGCCGACCTGGTCACCACCGAGGCCGCCGAACTCGCCCCCGGTGAGCGCGCGGTGCTCCCCACCGGCGTCTCGATCGCCCTGCCCGACGGGTACGCCGCGTTCGTGCACCCCCGCTCGGGCCTCGCGGCCCGCTGCGGAGTGGCCCTCGTGAATGCCCCGGGGACGGTTGACGCCGGGTACCGTGGGGAGATCAAGGTGATCGTGGTCAACCTCGATCCGCGCGAGAGCGTGCGATTCGAACGGTTCGACCGGATTGCCCAACTGGTTGTCCAGCAGGTCGAGAAGGTGCGCTTCCACGAGGTGGCGGAACTTCCCGGCTCGGCGCGGGCCGAAGGGGGCTTCGGGTCCACCGGCGGCCATGCGTCGGTGGACGGCGCCGAGGGCGGGATCACCCACGGTGGGAACAGCTACGCTTCGGTCGTATCCGACCGGGAAGGACAGTGA